A stretch of DNA from Oreochromis aureus strain Israel breed Guangdong linkage group 23, ZZ_aureus, whole genome shotgun sequence:
ACCTGACCAGCGGCAGGGGGTTTCCTCTGACTCTGCACTCCAGACGAATGGGGCTCCCTTCTGCCACCTCCTGACTCTTCAGCTTCTGAAGAAAGCGAGGAGGTGACAGGGGTCCGTATACTGTTGGAGCTTCAGAGTTTTGGTACATTGAAGAAGCTGCCACTCCTGCTGGGACACCAGGCTGAGTGCCCATGTCTGATTGGCTGTACTGTGCTTCTTCTTGTTGCCCAGAAGACAAAGAGGGACCAGAGGCTGACCCCTGAGGGACCGGCCGCTGGCTTCTTGGAGTCAGATAACCACTATCAGGAGAGGAGGAATCCTCCTCCATCCTTGTCTCTGGATGAGCAGGACCTTTAAAGATGGATGAGAGCTCCTCGATAAATGTGGCAGCTCTGCTGCAGAACTCCGTGGCTGAAGCCACTCGATCATTCAGCTCCAGGCTTTCATGAACCAGCCTGGGTTTATCCTGCTTATACACCGGTTGGATCGGTTTGTGACATACAGCCTTCTCAACACAGGATGGAGCCTCACTAGACACATGTACAGGTTTACTGAGGGGGGCATTCTGGCTGGAGGAAACATTAACTGCTGCATTGTCATCTGGGTTGGGGAATTTGGTCTGATGCTGCAGGTTTGGGCTTGAAGTGAGGTTTTCACTAGTTTGTGAGGGCACAGAAAGGGAGGGGACAGATTGGAGAGCCTGCTCCACTTCTGTTGGATTAGAGGGACCTGGATCTTCAGATTCACATGAATCATTAAAGGCCTCCCGGGCCAGGTCCAGGCTACGATTAATCTCTTCAGCACTTAAGAAGGCGGTAAGATCCGGAAAGTCTCCATCTCCAGAATCCAGTTCTGTCACT
This window harbors:
- the LOC120436305 gene encoding palladin-like codes for the protein MQDGSWNQPLPISLLLKDPPPGATLEGDGGIFSEASSDGELYLDSVTELDSGDGDFPDLTAFLSAEEINRSLDLAREAFNDSCESEDPGPSNPTEVEQALQSVPSLSVPSQTSENLTSSPNLQHQTKFPNPDDNAAVNVSSSQNAPLSKPVHVSSEAPSCVEKAVCHKPIQPVYKQDKPRLVHESLELNDRVASATEFCSRAATFIEELSSIFKGPAHPETRMEEDSSSPDSGYLTPRSQRPVPQGSASGPSLSSGQQEEAQYSQSDMGTQPGVPAGVAASSMYQNSEAPTVYGPLSPPRFLQKLKSQEVAEGSPIRLECRVRGNPLPLVR